The proteins below come from a single Roseiflexus sp. RS-1 genomic window:
- the purL gene encoding phosphoribosylformylglycinamidine synthase subunit PurL, giving the protein MTAYLVTVRSLHDPTAPDHLFLIDGDLDGATVARLTTDLLYDPVVQQASWTPVDDLVDEPSASATGVTLVEIAYRPGVTDNEAESVRSGAARLGIMGLRTVKTLRRYRVAHPGDEHDLYNDLIQTVLRYPEGAGASERRAWYMHLICPPADHEPLVAHIPITTASDEELMRISQAGVLSLDLEEMRAIQAYYRAEGREPTDGELETLAQTWSEHCSHKTFKGRVRYQNQVPLNPQDVALPAEHYPSLHLLSRDCEIDSLIRTFLMAATRRVLDQRRDRDFAVISAFVDNAGIVAFDEHYEISFKVETHNHPSALEPFGGANTGVGGVVRDVLGVSAQPIANTDVFCFGPLDLPTTELSPGVLHPQRIAAGVVAGVRDYGNKLGIPTVNGAVFYDRGYVANPLVYCGTVGLAPRDTHPRAVRPGDAIVVIGGRTGRDGIHGATFSSAELTHTTAEEVGSAVQIGDPITEKKMIDVVLQARDRGLYSAITDCGAGGLSSAVGEMGADCGAEVELARAPLKYAGLQPWEIWLSEAQERMVLAVPPQCLERLLALCASEDVEATVIGRYTDTGRLVVRYNGASVVDLAMSFLHEGRPQRVLEARWDGGSLPKPQMTVHNGDQDRVDVAHLLLALLAHPNIASKAPIVRTYDHEVGGRTVVKPLVGAACDGPGDAAVLQPLPSSVRGIAIGCGINPRYGLIDPYWMALACVDEALRNVVAVGADPTRAAILDNFCWGDPRLPDRMAGLVRAAAGCYDAAVAYGAPFISGKDSLNNEYRDAEGRRTPIPPTLLISALALVPDIRRAVTSDFKEPGNAVYLVGLTRAELGGSHLLDALPASCISPALSDALTQMPRVDLAQAPQLMAALHAAISAGLVRACHDLSEGGLGVAVAEMALAGNLGVTLDVRAVSHNPAAADDLVLLFSESPTRFLVEVRPADASAFEAAMTGHACARVGTVTEADVAITGLMGETLAQLSLSAVRDAWQGTRVV; this is encoded by the coding sequence ATGACTGCCTATCTTGTCACTGTCCGTTCGTTGCACGATCCGACTGCGCCCGATCATCTCTTTCTGATCGATGGCGATCTTGATGGTGCAACGGTTGCCCGCCTGACGACCGATCTGCTCTACGATCCGGTGGTGCAACAGGCTTCCTGGACGCCGGTCGATGATCTGGTCGATGAACCGTCCGCCAGCGCAACCGGAGTGACTCTGGTCGAGATTGCCTATCGTCCGGGTGTGACCGACAACGAAGCGGAGAGTGTGCGGAGCGGCGCAGCCCGTCTTGGCATCATGGGTCTGCGCACGGTGAAAACGCTCCGTCGCTATCGGGTGGCGCACCCCGGCGATGAACACGATCTGTATAACGATCTGATCCAGACGGTGCTACGCTATCCTGAAGGTGCGGGCGCTTCCGAGCGACGCGCGTGGTATATGCATCTGATCTGCCCGCCTGCGGATCATGAGCCGTTGGTGGCGCATATCCCGATCACAACCGCATCTGACGAGGAGTTGATGCGCATCAGTCAGGCGGGAGTGCTGTCGCTCGATCTGGAGGAGATGCGCGCGATTCAGGCGTACTATCGCGCCGAAGGGCGCGAGCCGACCGATGGCGAACTCGAGACGCTGGCACAGACCTGGAGTGAGCATTGCAGTCATAAGACGTTCAAAGGGCGCGTTCGCTACCAGAATCAGGTCCCGCTCAACCCGCAGGATGTGGCGTTGCCCGCCGAACATTATCCGTCGCTGCATCTGCTGTCGCGCGATTGTGAGATCGATAGCCTGATCCGCACCTTTCTCATGGCTGCGACCCGGCGCGTTCTTGATCAGCGCAGGGATCGTGATTTTGCGGTGATCTCGGCATTCGTCGATAACGCCGGTATTGTGGCGTTCGATGAACACTACGAGATCTCGTTCAAGGTCGAAACGCATAACCATCCTTCGGCGCTTGAGCCGTTCGGCGGTGCAAATACCGGCGTCGGCGGCGTGGTGCGCGATGTGCTCGGCGTTTCTGCCCAACCGATCGCCAATACCGATGTGTTCTGCTTCGGACCGCTCGATCTTCCAACAACTGAACTCAGCCCCGGTGTGTTGCATCCGCAACGGATCGCCGCTGGCGTGGTCGCCGGCGTGCGCGATTATGGCAATAAACTCGGTATTCCTACGGTGAATGGTGCAGTCTTCTATGACCGGGGCTATGTGGCAAATCCGCTCGTCTACTGCGGCACGGTCGGTCTTGCGCCGCGTGATACGCATCCGCGCGCGGTGCGTCCGGGTGACGCGATTGTGGTCATTGGCGGACGCACCGGTCGCGATGGCATTCACGGCGCGACGTTTTCTTCGGCGGAACTGACCCATACCACGGCTGAGGAAGTCGGCAGCGCAGTGCAGATCGGCGATCCGATCACGGAAAAGAAGATGATCGATGTGGTGCTTCAGGCGCGTGACCGGGGTCTCTACAGCGCGATTACCGACTGCGGCGCCGGGGGGTTGTCCTCAGCAGTGGGTGAAATGGGCGCCGATTGTGGCGCAGAGGTGGAACTGGCGCGTGCGCCGTTGAAGTATGCCGGTTTGCAACCCTGGGAGATCTGGCTTTCGGAGGCGCAGGAACGGATGGTGCTGGCAGTGCCGCCGCAGTGTCTCGAACGCCTGCTGGCGCTCTGCGCCAGCGAAGATGTCGAGGCGACGGTCATCGGGCGTTATACCGATACCGGGCGCCTGGTTGTGCGCTACAATGGCGCATCGGTGGTCGATCTGGCGATGTCATTTCTTCACGAGGGGCGCCCGCAGCGGGTGCTGGAAGCGCGCTGGGACGGCGGATCACTCCCCAAACCGCAGATGACGGTTCACAACGGCGATCAAGACCGGGTGGACGTCGCGCACCTGTTGCTGGCGTTGCTGGCGCATCCCAACATTGCCTCCAAAGCGCCCATTGTCCGCACCTATGACCATGAGGTTGGCGGACGAACGGTTGTGAAACCGCTGGTCGGCGCTGCCTGCGATGGACCCGGCGATGCCGCCGTGCTTCAACCGCTGCCGTCGTCGGTGCGCGGGATTGCAATCGGGTGCGGGATCAATCCGCGCTACGGTCTGATCGACCCATACTGGATGGCGCTGGCGTGCGTCGATGAAGCGCTGCGCAACGTGGTCGCCGTGGGCGCCGATCCGACCCGCGCCGCCATTCTCGACAATTTCTGCTGGGGCGATCCGCGCCTGCCGGACCGCATGGCAGGGTTGGTGCGCGCTGCCGCTGGTTGCTACGATGCGGCGGTGGCGTATGGCGCGCCCTTCATTTCCGGCAAGGACTCGCTCAACAATGAGTACCGCGATGCCGAAGGTCGCCGCACGCCGATCCCGCCGACTCTGCTGATCTCGGCGCTGGCGCTGGTTCCCGACATCCGCCGCGCGGTGACGTCGGATTTCAAAGAGCCGGGCAATGCGGTGTACCTGGTCGGGTTGACCAGGGCGGAACTGGGTGGCAGTCATCTGCTGGATGCGCTGCCAGCGTCGTGCATCTCCCCTGCGCTCTCCGATGCGCTGACGCAGATGCCGCGGGTCGATCTGGCGCAGGCGCCGCAGTTGATGGCGGCGCTCCATGCTGCAATAAGCGCCGGTCTTGTGCGCGCCTGCCACGATCTGAGCGAGGGGGGGCTGGGGGTTGCGGTTGCGGAAATGGCGCTCGCTGGCAATCTTGGGGTGACCCTGGATGTGCGCGCCGTGTCACACAACCCGGCTGCCGCCGATGACCTGGTGCTGCTGTTCAGCGAGTCGCCGACCCGCTTCCTGGTCGAGGTGCGCCCTGCAGATGCGTCAGCATTCGAGGCGGCGATGACCGGACACGCCTGTGCGCGCGTGGGTACGGTGACAGAAGCGGACGTGGCGATCACCGGCTTGATGGGCGAGACGCTCGCTCAACTCTCGTTGTCCGCCGTCAGGGACGCCTGGCAGGGAACGCGTGTCGTCTGA
- a CDS encoding SDR family NAD(P)-dependent oxidoreductase has product MSTLNEKTAFITGGGRGIGRAIALTFSGAGATVAVAGRNREALDEVCATIEQRGGRAIAVICDVADPMQVYAAVSQARAAVGPFDILVNNAGVTYSAKLTDTDDALWERIIQVNLNGAYYCCKAIVPDMIARGGGRIINIASMAALVGMPFSAAYSAAKHGLLGLTRSLALELQRYHITANAICPAWVETDMMKNAINELAAKTGRTLEEAREALLSRGGQQRAMSPEEVAITALRLAGPDSAATTGEAIVLH; this is encoded by the coding sequence ATGAGTACGTTGAATGAGAAGACGGCGTTCATTACAGGCGGTGGGCGCGGGATCGGTCGGGCGATTGCGCTGACCTTTTCGGGCGCCGGTGCGACGGTGGCGGTCGCCGGTCGTAACCGGGAGGCGCTGGATGAGGTGTGTGCGACGATTGAGCAGCGTGGCGGTCGCGCCATTGCCGTCATCTGTGATGTCGCCGACCCGATGCAGGTCTATGCCGCCGTCAGCCAGGCGCGCGCGGCGGTGGGTCCTTTCGACATTCTCGTTAATAACGCTGGTGTTACCTACAGTGCAAAACTGACCGACACGGACGATGCGCTTTGGGAACGAATCATTCAGGTGAATCTCAACGGCGCGTATTACTGCTGCAAGGCCATCGTTCCCGATATGATTGCGCGTGGTGGCGGGCGGATTATCAATATCGCCTCGATGGCGGCGCTGGTCGGCATGCCATTTTCAGCCGCCTATAGCGCTGCAAAGCACGGTCTGCTCGGTCTGACGCGCTCCCTGGCGCTCGAATTGCAACGCTACCACATCACCGCAAATGCTATCTGCCCTGCCTGGGTCGAGACCGATATGATGAAGAACGCGATCAACGAACTGGCGGCGAAGACCGGGCGTACACTGGAAGAAGCGCGCGAGGCGCTGCTGTCGCGCGGCGGCCAGCAACGCGCTATGTCGCCGGAGGAGGTCGCTATCACAGCGCTGCGCCTCGCCGGACCGGACAGCGCCGCTACGACCGGTGAAGCTATTGTGCTCCATTAG
- a CDS encoding cyclic nucleotide-binding domain-containing protein: MDAMATLDDVITHASQPTAAGAQPLPGGIWAAVRRRVAEPPATNVRVFTILRERGVQQSEELRLWTILRERTNPQLYRPHAIPDVAADPVVEGGQTHYIVRTPQGAYLRLTEAQHEVWRAMDGTRTIAELGLDAFRRHSLILPIGELVATLKAEGLLLDKPVGVYRAINEALARGTTRTWGRRIRRVLTGATLTLPGIDAFYSAIYRWGGRLLFTRVFAVLASIVALAGIIAFGLAMSSGSDTYEVIRLNGSVMLGLAALWAVTLLSFVIHESAHALAVKHFGRALTRGGVMLYYGLPAAFVDTSDIWRSPRSARIIVSAAGPAADLLVGSLAAITAYLSPDAAIGSIAYKLAFTSFVSSVFNLNPLLELDGYYILVDLLRMPDLRRQALAYVRGPLWDKLGAHLRMRSTRWIRRASRHPQATTVNLDERTLPFSRQERVFALYGAATALYTALAIIGAAWFWRAQILEPALELLRGVWWQQVIGALLILIVVLPAVAAVLLALWEAGQTTVGWLVRRGYGRQPGLLSAFGVLLAISASLAVLATQEGGWRWVGLALGPALWIVALNALLAVRPYYRGAAIYPAILALIATTALAGLAGIARMLPISPGIWVMLDGLAFVGLLIAGFTALLDVDLRAAPLRELLGTAVLLMAAFAIGGAALFSAQTVYPTAGALTLLITAAPAYFGALALALLLQHLFGLADSRMVWAWALLWAGALVETAGYIADLHGRGLALDVLGSGLWATAWLVHLATLRHLTLSEFRWEHIPNMSESDRLARAFQLTYHGCYAMLHSVYGERRARALDDRMDILAATADWDVTLDHERARIGAQVRTLPIAEQGARFAEVLRYTVAEIEQIAGVAFARRCIQAAYDALPWPERETASRLCFPDTPWARELSSSFGDIRAARLRLLRQVDIFLNCDDEELEALASSVVEQTCAAGAIVLRSGAPVPGIWIIEAGEIIARRGGRIVAELHRGDVIGVEEVLGGKPCLHTYRATVASSLLYLPADEFFRLTAERAPHAADGMESVEVLRLLERVPLFADLPRNTLRGLVAIAEQRTYPARTVVVRQGTPSGTFFIIRKGTAAVVRREAATNGAPATTRPIARLGPQEFFGELELLRNAPPVASVIALTSLTVLALPHAAIQALVHSDGGVSRRLERIGSGRLKALEGGERPHAEV, translated from the coding sequence ATGGATGCGATGGCAACGCTCGACGATGTAATAACTCACGCATCCCAACCAACAGCTGCTGGCGCCCAACCGCTTCCGGGCGGCATATGGGCTGCGGTGCGGCGGCGCGTTGCCGAACCTCCGGCAACAAACGTCCGGGTCTTCACGATCCTGCGCGAGCGTGGCGTTCAACAATCGGAAGAACTACGCTTGTGGACGATCCTGCGCGAACGGACGAATCCGCAACTGTACCGACCACACGCCATTCCCGATGTGGCCGCCGATCCAGTCGTCGAAGGGGGACAGACGCACTATATTGTACGCACCCCACAGGGCGCCTATCTCCGCCTGACCGAAGCGCAGCATGAGGTCTGGCGGGCAATGGATGGCACGCGCACCATTGCCGAACTGGGGCTGGACGCATTTCGCCGGCATAGCCTGATCCTGCCGATCGGTGAACTGGTCGCAACCCTCAAGGCGGAAGGGTTGCTGCTCGATAAGCCGGTAGGCGTGTACCGTGCAATCAACGAAGCGCTTGCCAGAGGAACAACCCGCACATGGGGACGCCGGATCAGGCGCGTGTTGACAGGCGCAACGCTCACCCTGCCCGGCATCGATGCGTTCTACAGCGCAATCTATCGCTGGGGCGGCAGATTGCTGTTTACCCGCGTTTTTGCCGTGCTTGCCAGCATCGTCGCGCTTGCCGGAATTATCGCCTTCGGACTGGCGATGAGCAGCGGATCCGATACGTATGAGGTCATCAGACTCAACGGCTCGGTGATGCTGGGGCTGGCAGCACTCTGGGCAGTCACGCTTCTGTCCTTCGTGATCCACGAAAGCGCGCATGCACTGGCGGTCAAACATTTCGGACGTGCGCTGACGCGTGGCGGTGTGATGCTGTACTACGGCTTGCCTGCCGCCTTTGTGGACACCAGCGACATCTGGCGCTCGCCGCGCTCGGCGCGCATTATCGTTTCGGCAGCCGGTCCTGCGGCAGATCTGCTGGTCGGCAGCCTGGCAGCCATCACCGCATACCTGTCGCCGGATGCTGCGATTGGGTCGATAGCCTACAAACTGGCATTTACCAGTTTCGTGTCGAGCGTCTTCAATCTGAATCCACTCCTCGAACTCGATGGCTACTACATTCTTGTCGATCTGCTGCGGATGCCGGATCTGCGCCGTCAGGCGCTGGCGTATGTGCGTGGTCCGCTGTGGGACAAACTGGGCGCTCACCTGCGGATGCGCTCGACGCGCTGGATACGCCGTGCTTCCAGACATCCGCAGGCGACGACGGTCAACCTGGACGAGCGCACACTGCCGTTCAGTCGCCAGGAGCGCGTGTTCGCGCTGTATGGAGCAGCCACGGCGCTTTACACTGCGCTGGCGATCATCGGCGCCGCCTGGTTCTGGCGTGCGCAGATCCTCGAACCCGCGCTCGAACTGTTGCGGGGAGTCTGGTGGCAACAAGTGATCGGCGCGCTGCTGATCCTGATCGTTGTGCTGCCAGCAGTTGCAGCCGTCCTGCTGGCTCTGTGGGAAGCAGGGCAAACCACGGTCGGCTGGCTGGTGCGGCGCGGTTATGGACGGCAACCCGGCCTTCTTTCAGCTTTCGGCGTCCTGCTGGCGATCAGCGCATCGCTGGCGGTTCTGGCAACCCAGGAGGGTGGGTGGAGATGGGTCGGTCTGGCGCTCGGACCGGCGCTCTGGATTGTGGCGCTCAACGCGCTGCTGGCTGTCCGCCCGTACTACCGCGGCGCCGCCATCTACCCGGCAATACTGGCGTTGATCGCAACGACAGCGCTTGCCGGGCTGGCTGGCATCGCGCGCATGCTCCCCATATCTCCGGGCATCTGGGTGATGCTTGACGGGCTGGCGTTCGTCGGGTTGCTGATAGCGGGTTTTACCGCGCTCCTCGATGTGGATCTGCGCGCCGCGCCGCTGCGCGAATTGCTGGGGACCGCCGTCCTGCTCATGGCTGCATTCGCAATTGGCGGAGCAGCACTCTTCAGCGCCCAGACAGTCTACCCCACGGCGGGGGCGCTCACGCTCCTGATCACGGCAGCGCCAGCATACTTCGGCGCGCTGGCGCTGGCGCTCCTCCTGCAACACCTGTTCGGTCTGGCAGACTCGCGGATGGTCTGGGCGTGGGCGTTGCTCTGGGCAGGCGCCCTGGTCGAAACGGCCGGCTATATTGCCGATCTGCACGGGCGCGGTCTGGCGCTCGATGTGCTGGGATCGGGATTGTGGGCGACAGCGTGGCTGGTGCATCTTGCAACACTCCGCCATCTCACGCTGAGCGAATTCCGCTGGGAACACATTCCCAATATGAGCGAAAGCGACCGTCTTGCGCGGGCATTTCAATTGACGTACCATGGGTGTTATGCAATGCTACACTCAGTCTACGGTGAGCGCCGCGCGCGTGCGCTCGATGACCGGATGGACATTCTGGCTGCCACGGCGGACTGGGATGTCACCCTGGATCACGAACGCGCACGGATTGGCGCACAGGTGCGAACTCTCCCGATTGCGGAGCAGGGTGCGCGGTTTGCTGAAGTGTTACGCTACACCGTCGCCGAGATCGAACAGATTGCCGGTGTTGCATTCGCGCGACGCTGCATTCAGGCGGCATACGACGCACTGCCCTGGCCCGAACGTGAGACCGCCAGCCGCCTCTGCTTCCCCGACACGCCGTGGGCGCGTGAATTGTCGAGTTCGTTTGGTGACATACGTGCAGCGCGCCTGCGGTTACTGCGGCAGGTGGATATTTTCCTGAACTGCGACGACGAAGAACTGGAGGCGCTGGCGTCCAGCGTCGTCGAACAGACCTGCGCTGCGGGCGCGATAGTGCTACGGTCGGGCGCTCCGGTTCCGGGCATCTGGATTATTGAAGCCGGGGAAATCATCGCCCGACGGGGCGGGCGCATCGTTGCCGAACTGCACCGCGGCGACGTTATCGGCGTCGAAGAAGTGCTGGGCGGTAAACCGTGTCTCCACACCTACCGCGCGACGGTCGCATCGAGCCTGCTCTACCTCCCAGCGGACGAATTTTTCCGCCTGACTGCCGAACGCGCACCGCACGCCGCAGACGGGATGGAGTCGGTTGAAGTACTGCGTCTGCTGGAGCGCGTGCCGTTGTTCGCCGACCTGCCGCGCAACACGCTGCGCGGACTGGTCGCCATCGCCGAACAGCGCACCTACCCGGCGCGCACAGTGGTTGTGCGCCAGGGGACGCCGAGCGGGACATTCTTCATCATCCGCAAAGGCACAGCGGCAGTCGTCCGCCGCGAGGCGGCAACCAACGGAGCGCCGGCAACGACCCGACCCATCGCGCGGTTGGGACCGCAGGAATTCTTTGGTGAACTCGAACTGCTGCGCAATGCGCCGCCGGTGGCAAGCGTCATCGCGCTCACATCGCTCACCGTGCTGGCATTGCCGCATGCCGCCATCCAGGCGCTGGTTCACAGCGATGGCGGCGTGTCGCGGAGGCTGGAACGGATCGGCAGCGGGCGGTTGAAGGCGTTAGAGGGAGGAGAAAGGCCTCATGCCGAAGTGTGA
- a CDS encoding response regulator transcription factor, producing MRLLLIEDEDDLAHALVRGLRQQGYAVDWAADGEQGCELASINEYDLIILDLNLPALDGLDVCRYLRANYPHLLILILTARDQPEERVIGLDTGADDYLIKPFHFGELLARIRALLRRDLRVRQPLLQYRDLKLDPATQTVWLNNQRLNLTRKEFAILSYLMRHQGEVITQEMLLEHVWDGTVNPFTNTVRVHINALRRKLRDTIAPYRYIETVVGVGYRLGNAGESEQEV from the coding sequence ATGCGCCTGTTATTGATTGAAGATGAGGATGACCTGGCGCACGCACTGGTACGCGGACTCCGCCAACAGGGGTATGCTGTGGATTGGGCAGCTGATGGAGAACAGGGATGTGAACTTGCAAGCATCAATGAATATGATCTCATCATTCTGGATCTCAACCTACCTGCACTTGACGGACTCGATGTTTGCCGATACCTTCGAGCAAATTATCCACACCTCTTAATCTTAATATTGACGGCTCGGGATCAACCAGAGGAGCGTGTCATTGGTCTTGATACCGGTGCCGATGACTATCTGATCAAGCCGTTTCATTTCGGTGAATTACTGGCGCGTATCCGGGCGCTTCTCCGGCGCGATTTACGAGTTCGCCAACCGCTGCTCCAGTATCGAGATCTGAAACTTGATCCTGCTACTCAAACCGTCTGGCTCAACAACCAACGCTTGAATCTTACCCGCAAGGAGTTTGCGATCCTCTCCTATCTTATGCGTCATCAGGGCGAGGTTATCACCCAAGAAATGCTGTTAGAACATGTATGGGACGGAACTGTAAATCCCTTCACCAACACCGTGAGGGTTCATATTAATGCCCTCAGGCGCAAGTTGAGGGACACTATAGCGCCGTACCGCTATATAGAGACTGTGGTTGGCGTGGGGTATCGGCTTGGGAACGCAGGTGAATCGGAGCAAGAAGTATGA
- a CDS encoding sensor histidine kinase, with the protein MMHMKQGRHWWQQRLTLQLRLAIWTGGLIVICSLSLVLFINVIASIVISNRAPGNLPSIDPAATDMAPLTAIPSSPAPMPKASLSPPPHATPAATRPADTTPQALLRDVRIISLVGLIFIACLGSASAYLLAGMALRPLHQINQTVKQISAGTLDRRLRLDGPHDELYELAGAFNAMLDRLKQGFEQQGRFIADAAHELRTPLAALRTSVEVVQSNSQATVDEYRAMTATLERALIRLERLVGNLLILASSDERITGDTVELGPLVEEVLFDLQPLADAQDVTVRLLGEAETTAQGDATLLSHVFRNLIENAIHYNRPGGEVIVTLQQDEGWAVVEVADTGIGIATEEQTHLFERFYRVDRSRSRHLGGAGLGLSIVAHLVEKHGGHIQVSSTLGVGSRFTVRLPR; encoded by the coding sequence ATGATGCATATGAAACAGGGTCGGCACTGGTGGCAACAACGGTTGACATTGCAGTTGCGCCTCGCCATATGGACGGGTGGACTCATCGTTATTTGCAGTCTGAGCTTAGTACTGTTTATCAATGTGATAGCCTCCATCGTTATCTCGAATCGGGCGCCTGGTAATCTGCCGTCAATAGATCCAGCAGCCACAGACATGGCCCCACTTACTGCCATACCGTCATCACCCGCTCCCATGCCCAAGGCATCTTTGTCACCGCCTCCGCACGCAACTCCTGCCGCTACTCGACCAGCAGATACGACTCCGCAAGCCTTGTTGCGTGATGTACGCATTATTTCGCTTGTCGGGTTAATATTCATCGCTTGTTTGGGTAGTGCGAGTGCCTACCTATTGGCTGGTATGGCGCTCCGTCCACTGCATCAGATCAATCAGACAGTCAAGCAGATCAGTGCTGGAACATTGGACCGACGGCTTAGACTCGATGGTCCGCATGATGAGCTGTATGAGCTTGCAGGGGCTTTCAATGCTATGCTTGACCGCCTAAAACAGGGATTTGAGCAGCAGGGTCGCTTTATCGCTGATGCAGCCCACGAATTGCGAACGCCGCTCGCCGCCTTACGCACCTCGGTTGAGGTGGTACAGTCCAATTCACAGGCCACAGTGGATGAGTATCGCGCAATGACGGCTACTTTAGAGCGGGCGCTCATACGGCTTGAGCGATTAGTCGGTAACCTCCTTATACTCGCATCCAGTGACGAACGCATCACGGGTGATACTGTTGAACTTGGGCCCCTCGTGGAAGAGGTGCTGTTTGATCTACAGCCGCTTGCGGATGCACAAGACGTGACAGTGCGGCTACTGGGTGAAGCGGAAACCACGGCGCAGGGCGATGCTACGTTGTTGTCGCACGTCTTCAGAAACTTGATCGAAAACGCGATCCACTACAACCGTCCTGGTGGTGAGGTCATAGTCACGCTGCAGCAGGACGAAGGTTGGGCAGTTGTGGAGGTTGCGGATACTGGGATCGGCATTGCGACAGAGGAGCAAACCCACCTGTTTGAACGATTTTACCGCGTGGATCGTTCACGATCTCGGCATTTGGGTGGTGCTGGCTTGGGACTGTCGATAGTTGCGCACCTTGTCGAGAAGCATGGCGGGCACATTCAGGTCAGTAGTACGCTTGGGGTCGGCAGCCGATTCACTGTCCGATTACCACGGTAG
- a CDS encoding cyclic nucleotide-binding domain-containing protein has translation MITGLLQILADRYAAGGMESVEVLRLLERVPLFADLPRNTLRGLVAIAEQRTYPARTVVVRQRTLSGIFFIIRKGTAAVVCREAATNGAPATTRPIARLGPQEFFGELELLRNAPPVASVIALTSLTVLALPHAAIQALVHSDGGVSRRLERIGSGRLKALEGAERSV, from the coding sequence ATGATAACTGGACTTTTGCAGATTTTGGCGGATCGCTACGCTGCAGGCGGGATGGAGTCGGTTGAAGTGTTGCGTCTGCTGGAGCGTGTGCCGCTGTTTGCCGACCTGCCGCGCAACACGCTGCGCGGACTGGTCGCCATCGCCGAACAGCGCACCTACCCGGCGCGCACAGTGGTTGTGCGCCAGAGGACGCTGAGCGGGATATTCTTCATCATTCGTAAGGGAACGGCGGCAGTCGTTTGCCGCGAGGCAGCAACCAACGGAGCGCCGGCAACGACCCGACCCATCGCGCGGTTGGGACCGCAGGAATTCTTTGGTGAACTCGAACTGCTGCGCAATGCGCCGCCGGTGGCAAGCGTCATCGCGCTCACATCGCTCACCGTGCTGGCATTGCCGCATGCCGCCATCCAGGCGCTGGTTCACAGCGATGGCGGCGTGTCGCGGAGGCTGGAACGGATCGGCAGCGGGCGGTTGAAGGCGTTAGAGGGAGCGGAGCGCAGCGTGTAA
- a CDS encoding transposase: MPKRERRCSPTKDATDLTDAQWDVIAPLVTVTSPKGGHPTDIDFRAVVNALCSKQHTGCQWRRLPSDAPPMSAVRSSFDPWIS; encoded by the coding sequence ATGCCGAAACGTGAGCGTCGATGCTCTCCAACGAAGGATGCGACCGATCTGACCGATGCGCAATGGGACGTCATCGCGCCGCTCGTCACCGTTACGTCACCGAAGGGCGGGCACCCGACCGACATCGATTTCCGTGCGGTCGTCAACGCACTGTGCTCCAAACAGCACACCGGCTGCCAGTGGCGACGGCTTCCATCTGATGCTCCGCCGATGAGCGCGGTTCGCTCCTCTTTCGACCCATGGATATCGTGA
- a CDS encoding transposase, with translation MHQRPGLQSTKTTEAGGERGYDGGKKVNGRKRQFWVDTNGFLLRVFVHLADISDTEGAEWLLAAHHQSFPRMQEIQVDEG, from the coding sequence ATCCATCAACGTCCTGGACTCCAATCAACCAAAACGACCGAAGCAGGCGGCGAGCGCGGCTACGACGGGGGAAAAAAGGTCAACGGGCGCAAACGGCAATTCTGGGTTGATACAAATGGTTTCTTATTACGAGTGTTCGTACATCTTGCCGACATTTCGGATACGGAAGGCGCAGAATGGCTTTTGGCGGCGCATCATCAATCGTTTCCTCGGATGCAGGAGATTCAGGTGGACGAGGGGTAG